The DNA region CCCCAATGGGGGAGAGGGTTAGGGTGAGGGGGAAGTAATCTTCTCGGAGCCGGAAGTGCGCAGCGAATTTTTGAGCTGTTGGACTACGCCCAACGAACTTCCTCATTTGCAAAAACCAAACCGGACATTGCTGCCTAATACCAAGTTGCGGTCATACAGGTAATTATAGTTTTTGTAGGGGCGGACCTATGTGTCCGCCCTCAGAGTGGTCGCACATGCAAGTGTGCCTCTACAAAACCGAAGCTATTTTTACTTCTATGAGCGCAACTTGGTATAAATCCCCCTTTTTCAAAGGGGGACTTAAAAACCAACGCGAACAAACTTTTCTTCTACGAGGAAGAAACCTAACTCTTGAGACAGGTTTTGAAATAGGTTTTAATAGGTCCCGCGCTGCTGCGTGGCCAGCTTAAAGTAATGTTGCCGGGCCTCATAAATGGTCCGGCGAGGGTCACGCAGAAACAAGTCCAGGAACTCCTGGTTGTTGAATAGGTAGAGCTTCCCGTCATAGATCAGGAAGACCTTGGGATTGATGTCCTCCAAGCGGCCCATGGCCATCGAAGTGACGCAGTAGCCGCCGAATTGCGGTTGATAGCGCGGCGCATCCCGGAGGAACTCATACCGGTCGCCGCTGGAAGCAAAATGGTACTCGGCGCCCCCTAACCGCTCAATAATCCGCTTGCTGCCTTTCACCGCCCGGTTGCGGGTGAAATACGCCACCGGGTCGTAGCCGTGCAGGGCTATGGAGTTCTCCAGATTGAGCAGGGCCATACCCGAGCCCCCGGAGGTTGTAGGCGGCGGCTGTGCCGCGGTCGCGGCCACCAGGCCGCCCACGATGAGCAGCGCCAGCCATACCTTAACTACCTGTATTTTCATAATATACCCTCCACTTATAAGAAATCTAGCGTTTACCAAAAGTTCTTTCTTCTTGTCCCCTCTCCCCCCAGCGGGGGGAGAGGGTTAGGGTGAGGGGGGGGACGCCTCCAGCCTCAATCGCAATATTTGCCCTCATAGACCTGGGCCATGACCCACTGCTCACCGAGCTTCGCAGGGATTATGATGCGCTCGTACCCTTCCCCTTCAAAGTCGTCCAACTCGGGGATCAGAAGCGGGAGTTCGGCCGACCCCAGGAGCCAGGCCGGGTGCTCCGGCCCTTGGGGGTCGTAACGGAAAGACTTGAAGCCCTGGTAGTGGCCCAGGTATCCCCGGATTTGGCATCGACCCCACTCACCACTGAGACCTGCCAGCAGGAAGTGATTGGCCTCCCCAGGAGCCAGGCTGCCATAAACGACTAACCTATTTTCGGGGTTGTCGGTCATCTTATCTCAGTGGCACGGGCATCTTGCCAGGGCAGATGAACAGGCTGAAAGCCTGTTCCACTTTACCTTAAATCTTGTTATTCTGAGCGGAATGAAGAATCTCTCATCTTTCTTCTATGCCTCAACGGCGGCGGCCCAGGCGGTTGCGCAGGGCCAGCAAAAATAAGGCCGTCTGACCGGGGATAAGCAAGACACTGAACCCGGCTATCAGTTTCCCCATAAAGGTCACGGGTTCGGCCCACGTGGGCCGCTGGAGGGTGGCCTTTTGGAGGAGATAAATAAATGAATCTCCAAAATCGGCTATGTGGAGAGGATTGACAACCTCCAATCCCAGCCTCCAGACTAATCCCGACAGGCCAAACAATAATATAACGAGCCACATTAAGGCCCATAAGGGCCGTTCA from Desulfobaccales bacterium includes:
- a CDS encoding YHS domain-containing (seleno)protein, coding for MKIQVVKVWLALLIVGGLVAATAAQPPPTTSGGSGMALLNLENSIALHGYDPVAYFTRNRAVKGSKRIIERLGGAEYHFASSGDRYEFLRDAPRYQPQFGGYCVTSMAMGRLEDINPKVFLIYDGKLYLFNNQEFLDLFLRDPRRTIYEARQHYFKLATQQRGTY